The following is a genomic window from Flavobacterium sp..
ACAAAATTTACCCGCAGAAATTATCGACAAAGTCCAAGTAACGGACACCAAAACCAAAGAAGAAGAATTATCGGGTCAGAATGCCACATCGGATGAAAAAACAATTAATTTAACCATTCAGGAAGATAAAAATAAAGGCGTTTTTGGTAAAGTCAACGCTGGTTATGGAACCGACGACAGATATGAATCGAGTTTATTGTTTAACTATTTTAAAGACACTCAAAAAATTAGCATCTTAGGATCTTCAAACAATGTTAATTCAATTGGATTTTCAATGGATGAAATTTTTGATAATATGGGTGGCGGCAGAAATAACTCAATTTGGGTAAACGACAACGGTAGCTTTGGTATCAACGGGATGCAATTTGGAGGCAACAACGGTATTACTCAATCTAATATGATTGGAATTAATTTTGCTGACGAATGGGCAAAAAAGAAAATAAATCCAAATGGTAGCTACTACTATTCTAATGCAGAAACCAAGAACAATAACAGAACTAATAGAATAAATTTATTACCAACAGGAAACAGCACCACACTAGCAGAATCAAAAACAAAATCAATTACGGATGGACATAATATAGGAATGGATTTTGAAATTAAACTTGATTCTACTACTACAATTTATATGAGTCCTAGTTTTGCTAAAAGTGAAATAAAAAACAAAAACACTGGCTTTGATGCTACTTTTGACGAAACTGGAGCCGCTTTAAATGAAAATACCACGGACAATAATTGGTCAAGCCAAAACAACACTTTTAGAAACAACATTTATTTTTATAAAGGTTTAAAGAAAAAAGGAAGAGGAATTAGCGCTTCGGTTGAAAATGAAAACAGTAAAAACGAATCTGATTTATTTACTAAAACAACCACCACATTCTTTCAGTCTGGAAGTACTGATGACGATAGAAATCAATTCAGAATCGACAATTCAAAATCAGACAGTTTTAGAGCAGAAATAGGCTATAACGAACCGTTAAGAGATTCATTGGTTTTTAACTTTGAAACTATTTATAAATATAAAAAAAATAAAGATACACGAGAAACGTATGATTTTGACGGCGTATTTAATTCTTATACAAATTTTAACGACCTTCTTTCAAATGACATCACCTCCTCTACTTCTTCTGTAGCTCCAATGATTGGAATAAGCATTAGAAAAAAGAAAATTAGAGGTAGTATTTCTATGGGAACAGAGATTATCAGATTCAACAACCAATCTAATTATATATCAAATTTAACTACGGTAAACAAAAACTATCTGTATCCTAAAATGAATGGTTATATTAATATTACACTTGGCAAGTCTAAATCGATATACAGTTATTATTCCTATGAAGTTAATTTACCTTCAGCAAACCAAATTTTACCCTTCGAAAATTTAGGAAATCCACTAAACACATATATTGGAAATGCTGACTTAAAACCTAACGAAAACTACTCTGTTTATACGAATTTTAACAATTATGATTATGCAACACGTAGTGGTTTTTATGCTTATGCTGGTGGCGATTATAATGTAAACCAAATAGTAGCTTCAACCACATATGATGCCGATTTTAAAGCAACTACCACTTATCAAAATGTAGACAGAGCGTATAACACCTATATTGGCTTTAGTTTAAACAAATCATTAAAGAAAGAAAAAAGAACCTTTAAATATGGTTTTGGACTACAATTAGGTTACAATTATGACCAAGGGTTAACCAATACT
Proteins encoded in this region:
- a CDS encoding outer membrane beta-barrel protein, yielding MFKNFIYLVALLFCTLSSFGQNSISLKGKIIDKNTSVPLESATIYLKSAKDSTLIDYTISDKNGNFAFKTKKMDNPIYFKISYIGYYDYSEKIENLKADKDFGSIRLEENVSSLKEVVIQSEAPPVTIKNDTLEFNASSFKVRPDANVEALLKQLPGVEIDEEGKITVNGKEVNNILVNGKPFFGKDGKIATQNLPAEIIDKVQVTDTKTKEEELSGQNATSDEKTINLTIQEDKNKGVFGKVNAGYGTDDRYESSLLFNYFKDTQKISILGSSNNVNSIGFSMDEIFDNMGGGRNNSIWVNDNGSFGINGMQFGGNNGITQSNMIGINFADEWAKKKINPNGSYYYSNAETKNNNRTNRINLLPTGNSTTLAESKTKSITDGHNIGMDFEIKLDSTTTIYMSPSFAKSEIKNKNTGFDATFDETGAALNENTTDNNWSSQNNTFRNNIYFYKGLKKKGRGISASVENENSKNESDLFTKTTTTFFQSGSTDDDRNQFRIDNSKSDSFRAEIGYNEPLRDSLVFNFETIYKYKKNKDTRETYDFDGVFNSYTNFNDLLSNDITSSTSSVAPMIGISIRKKKIRGSISMGTEIIRFNNQSNYISNLTTVNKNYLYPKMNGYINITLGKSKSIYSYYSYEVNLPSANQILPFENLGNPLNTYIGNADLKPNENYSVYTNFNNYDYATRSGFYAYAGGDYNVNQIVASTTYDADFKATTTYQNVDRAYNTYIGFSLNKSLKKEKRTFKYGFGLQLGYNYDQGLTNTELFESKGLTLNPRANISWSIDEIITINPSYKYTYITNDFTNYVIENTKNFLHSAKLEITSYWPKKVVLGSDFGYNYNSNIADGFQKDFYLWNLSLGYNFYQDQLLAKVKVYDVLNQNISSTRTITPTAITDMENTVLQQYVMFSLTYKLEKFGGKKKDDGSMIFID